The following proteins are co-located in the Brevibacillus laterosporus DSM 25 genome:
- a CDS encoding acyltransferase, whose product MENRLREYDFIRVLCVLGVIAIHVTSHFVTRTDFAFIWNQLSRFAVPMFMLLSGFFLFYQDRQLKLHQRPSMKKRIKRLIIPYILWTIIYALYTQSGLLQNQNYLMWTDYLFKTLWQGKGYVHLYFMLIVFQFYLLYPWLRSWYYRSPNSMLFVCFILTVGIQSLIYLSQHANVGFNLPKLWWSYSIPIPVWIFFFSAGMFLAQSRERWENWFKGKTFWLILAWILASGLIVLDTIWSRTYTLSIKPSIILYCFICFFLFYNLGRLFYQKKNPLHSIFNWISEQSFLIFLLHPLLLSYLSSLAVANKLEFLWKGNLGIVNQYLITVIATLLITYLLSRFSWIHLLGGVPPKRRAKSISTNVTTKSEQTT is encoded by the coding sequence GTGGAGAATCGTTTAAGAGAATATGATTTTATTCGGGTCTTGTGCGTGTTAGGCGTAATTGCCATCCATGTGACATCGCATTTTGTCACTCGAACCGATTTTGCATTTATTTGGAATCAATTGTCACGCTTTGCTGTTCCCATGTTTATGCTTTTATCCGGATTCTTTCTTTTTTATCAAGATCGGCAACTAAAGCTTCACCAACGACCTTCTATGAAAAAGCGCATAAAAAGACTGATTATTCCTTACATCTTATGGACAATCATCTATGCGCTCTATACTCAAAGTGGTTTACTTCAAAATCAAAATTATCTCATGTGGACCGATTATTTATTCAAAACGTTATGGCAAGGAAAAGGCTATGTCCATCTGTATTTCATGTTAATTGTATTTCAATTTTATTTGTTGTATCCATGGCTACGCTCTTGGTACTACCGATCACCTAACAGCATGCTCTTCGTTTGCTTTATCTTGACTGTAGGCATTCAATCGTTAATCTATCTCTCACAGCATGCTAATGTAGGATTTAACTTACCAAAATTATGGTGGTCCTATAGCATTCCCATACCGGTCTGGATTTTCTTTTTCTCAGCTGGCATGTTTTTAGCCCAATCTAGAGAACGCTGGGAAAACTGGTTCAAAGGGAAAACCTTTTGGCTGATTCTTGCCTGGATCCTTGCATCAGGCTTGATTGTGTTAGATACCATATGGTCTCGTACCTATACCCTGTCAATTAAACCCAGTATTATTTTGTACTGCTTCATCTGTTTTTTCCTTTTTTATAATCTGGGACGCTTGTTTTATCAGAAAAAAAATCCACTTCATTCCATCTTCAATTGGATTTCAGAGCAATCGTTTTTGATCTTTCTGTTGCATCCCTTATTACTATCCTATTTGTCCTCACTGGCTGTTGCTAATAAGCTAGAATTTTTATGGAAAGGGAACCTAGGGATTGTAAATCAATATCTGATTACTGTCATTGCCACTCTGCTAATTACCTACCTATTATCCCGTTTTTCTTGGATACATCTTTTGGGTGGAGTTCCCCCAAAAAGAAGAGCGAAAAGCATATCTACAAATGTGACGACTAAGTCAGAACAAACAACCTGA
- a CDS encoding 2-oxoacid:acceptor oxidoreductase family protein yields MNAQTRLTKMNELGLYEIRLESIGGLGANLAGKMLAEAGVIHLGLNGSNFSSYGSEKKGSPVKAFVRFANPETKLRATSPIDEPHVVGVFHEAMLTTQNCISGLGSDDILIVNTTKTPEEIKERTGLISGTILCVDALGISLREKTRINTAMMGALCRVVDFLRPEAVKQMIRETFEAKYPKLVESNLRTFDAGYAEGTITTFAPSANLQESKPSIQRSVGTVLGYLTQPIGGVITNPGNSVLKDLSTSRQGYLPHFNEETCIHCAACEMHCPDYCFVWEEGEDKRGRAQQFLRGIDYQYCKGCMKCVEVCPTGSLTREREEEQYAREHAVKHSFAMVRA; encoded by the coding sequence TTGAATGCACAAACAAGGCTAACGAAGATGAATGAGTTGGGCTTATACGAAATCCGTTTGGAATCAATAGGAGGACTAGGGGCAAATTTAGCTGGTAAAATGCTGGCAGAAGCTGGCGTCATTCATTTAGGGCTGAATGGTTCCAATTTTTCTTCCTACGGGTCAGAGAAAAAAGGTTCCCCAGTAAAAGCTTTCGTCCGTTTTGCCAACCCTGAAACTAAATTACGTGCCACTTCTCCTATCGATGAGCCACACGTAGTGGGTGTATTTCATGAAGCAATGCTGACGACACAAAATTGTATCTCTGGACTAGGATCAGACGATATTCTGATCGTTAATACCACTAAGACACCTGAAGAAATCAAAGAACGAACAGGGCTAATCTCTGGAACTATCTTATGTGTGGATGCTTTGGGGATTTCTTTGCGTGAAAAAACCCGTATTAATACAGCGATGATGGGCGCCTTATGCCGAGTTGTGGATTTTCTACGTCCAGAGGCTGTCAAACAGATGATTCGAGAAACGTTCGAGGCCAAGTATCCTAAGTTAGTCGAGTCTAATCTACGCACATTTGATGCAGGGTATGCGGAAGGTACCATCACAACCTTTGCACCATCAGCAAATCTTCAAGAAAGCAAGCCATCTATTCAAAGAAGCGTGGGAACCGTGCTTGGCTATCTAACACAGCCGATCGGGGGCGTTATTACAAATCCAGGTAACTCGGTGTTAAAAGATCTGAGTACCTCTCGTCAAGGCTATCTACCGCATTTTAACGAAGAGACATGTATTCATTGTGCAGCCTGTGAAATGCACTGCCCTGATTACTGTTTTGTTTGGGAAGAGGGCGAAGATAAACGTGGTCGTGCTCAACAGTTTTTACGTGGTATCGACTATCAATATTGTAAGGGCTGTATGAAATGCGTGGAGGTTTGTCCAACTGGATCGCTAACTCGTGAACGAGAAGAAGAACAATATGCACGTGAGCATGCCGTTAAACATTCATTTGCAATGGTAAGAGCGTAA
- a CDS encoding thiamine pyrophosphate-dependent enzyme has product MSVNTTASPERKPQACVAQTVDFRSGNEMAAKAAAQINYHVMGYFPITPSTEIAEYLDEMKANGEHDIVMIPADGEHGSAGICYGASTAGGRVFNATSANGLLYMLEQLPVQSGTRFPMVLNLVTRSVSGPLDIRGDHSDLYYALNTGWPILLAKDPQAVYDMNLLALRVAEHQEVRLPVIVASDGFFTSHQKRRVQYFTDRETVSQFVGENTVYIDSTDVKNPTTIGPYMNDPDYINNKFQQSQAMYQAEQVFLDVAKEFEELTGRSYGLLDEYMMEDAEIALFLLNSASDTARDVVDSLRKKGIKAGVVSPNIIRPFPKKAVQEALRHVKVVLVGERADSYGAHGGNLSHEIKAAMLDAKADTTILTRIFGLGGKDFYATDAEAFFTLCLQKLQGEEVASFDYHGITPGEDQDRPIRVIEPLTKEQTSGFITVTQDEESGDLKVKVPPMRMLTKKAKRIAPGHGACPGCGIFSGLEMFFKGIEGDIVVLFHTGCAMVVTTGYPYSAHKVNYIHNLFQNGSATLSGVVEMFWERIRRGEIEVDQNNVTFIMISGDGGMDIGMGPAIGTALRNHKLIILEYDNEGYMNTGSQMSYSTPMGHMTSTSNLGEGRQGKSFHHKDTVQIMAATNIPYVFTGTEAFPQDLIKKAAKAQWYAQHVGMVYGKILISCPLNWKAPEDKGKSIVETAVTSCFFPLYEVEKGITKITFNPEEKNKRVPVTEWLQLLGKTRHLLRPENESSLKQFEQEVERRWNMLKAKHESPYL; this is encoded by the coding sequence ATGAGTGTAAATACAACAGCGTCACCAGAACGAAAACCCCAAGCCTGTGTAGCACAGACCGTTGATTTTAGGTCTGGAAATGAAATGGCTGCTAAAGCAGCTGCTCAGATCAATTATCATGTAATGGGTTATTTTCCGATTACTCCATCGACAGAAATTGCTGAATATCTAGATGAGATGAAAGCAAATGGAGAGCACGATATCGTAATGATTCCGGCAGATGGAGAGCATGGTTCAGCTGGGATCTGCTATGGAGCTTCTACGGCGGGTGGACGCGTATTCAATGCTACTTCAGCAAATGGATTATTATATATGCTGGAGCAGTTACCCGTTCAATCCGGTACTCGTTTCCCAATGGTCTTAAATCTAGTAACACGATCTGTGTCAGGACCATTGGATATACGTGGGGATCACTCCGATTTATACTATGCACTGAACACAGGCTGGCCAATTCTCTTAGCTAAGGACCCACAAGCTGTGTATGATATGAATCTATTAGCTCTGCGTGTAGCCGAACATCAAGAGGTTCGGTTACCAGTAATAGTGGCTTCGGATGGATTTTTTACTTCGCATCAGAAGCGTCGCGTGCAGTATTTTACGGATCGTGAAACTGTTTCCCAATTTGTCGGAGAGAATACGGTCTATATTGACTCCACTGATGTTAAAAATCCGACTACCATCGGTCCATATATGAATGATCCTGATTATATTAATAACAAATTTCAGCAGTCTCAAGCCATGTATCAGGCAGAGCAGGTGTTCCTTGATGTGGCTAAAGAATTTGAGGAGCTAACAGGCCGAAGCTATGGCTTGCTGGATGAATACATGATGGAGGATGCAGAGATAGCCTTATTTCTACTAAACTCCGCCTCTGATACCGCCCGTGATGTAGTAGATAGCCTACGTAAAAAGGGAATTAAAGCAGGCGTTGTCTCTCCTAATATCATCCGTCCTTTTCCGAAAAAGGCTGTGCAGGAAGCGTTGCGACATGTAAAAGTAGTGTTAGTAGGGGAGCGTGCTGATTCCTACGGAGCTCATGGTGGTAATCTAAGTCATGAAATTAAAGCAGCTATGCTGGACGCCAAGGCTGATACGACTATCCTAACGCGGATTTTTGGCTTGGGAGGCAAAGATTTTTATGCTACAGATGCAGAAGCGTTCTTTACACTGTGCTTACAAAAATTACAGGGAGAAGAAGTTGCTTCTTTTGACTATCATGGCATTACGCCTGGCGAAGATCAAGATCGTCCAATACGCGTGATTGAACCTTTGACTAAAGAGCAAACTAGTGGGTTTATTACAGTTACTCAAGATGAAGAGAGTGGTGACTTGAAAGTTAAAGTACCACCAATGCGCATGCTGACCAAAAAAGCGAAACGTATCGCCCCAGGTCACGGTGCCTGCCCAGGCTGTGGAATTTTTTCTGGACTAGAAATGTTCTTTAAAGGAATTGAAGGTGACATTGTCGTTCTTTTCCACACAGGCTGTGCGATGGTTGTAACGACGGGTTATCCCTATTCCGCTCATAAGGTCAATTATATCCATAATCTATTCCAGAATGGCTCTGCTACGCTCTCAGGTGTCGTGGAGATGTTCTGGGAACGCATCCGTCGTGGAGAAATTGAGGTAGATCAGAACAACGTGACCTTCATTATGATTTCTGGTGACGGTGGCATGGACATTGGAATGGGACCTGCGATAGGTACAGCTTTACGCAATCATAAGCTAATCATCCTGGAATATGATAACGAAGGCTATATGAATACAGGATCGCAAATGTCGTACTCCACGCCAATGGGGCATATGACATCTACCTCCAATCTTGGAGAAGGGCGACAAGGTAAGTCCTTCCACCATAAAGATACGGTACAAATCATGGCGGCAACCAACATTCCCTACGTTTTTACAGGAACGGAGGCTTTTCCACAGGATTTAATTAAAAAGGCAGCAAAAGCACAATGGTATGCACAGCATGTCGGTATGGTTTACGGAAAAATTTTAATTAGTTGTCCACTAAACTGGAAAGCCCCAGAGGATAAGGGGAAATCTATCGTGGAAACAGCCGTTACTAGTTGCTTCTTCCCGTTATATGAAGTAGAGAAGGGTATAACTAAGATTACGTTCAATCCGGAAGAGAAAAACAAACGTGTACCAGTGACGGAGTGGCTTCAATTATTGGGTAAGACGAGACACCTGTTGCGTCCTGAGAATGAATCCTCTCTCAAGCAATTTGAACAAGAGGTGGAGCGTCGCTGGAATATGCTGAAAGCGAAGCACGAGAGCCCTTATTTATAA
- a CDS encoding biotin transporter BioY: MQHRNENLRTYMVIAIFTAISAVFAQITIPLPIVPITGQTLAVGLVATVLGSRYGTISMILYAVLGAIGVPVFAGFSGGPQVLIGPTGGFIFGFIATAFIMGYLLEKTKYTFTMALLANLLGMVVTFLFGVTQLKLVLNLSWAGAMAAGVTPFIAGGVIKAVLAAYVGIILRKRLISIGMLKDKSSANRLVTN, encoded by the coding sequence ATGCAACATCGCAACGAAAATTTACGAACTTATATGGTAATTGCTATTTTCACTGCTATTAGTGCTGTATTTGCACAGATTACAATCCCGTTGCCAATCGTGCCTATTACAGGCCAAACTCTAGCTGTAGGCTTGGTGGCAACTGTACTTGGAAGTCGCTATGGTACCATTTCCATGATACTTTATGCCGTGCTAGGAGCGATTGGTGTACCAGTATTTGCAGGCTTCTCCGGCGGTCCACAAGTATTAATAGGACCTACCGGCGGATTTATCTTTGGCTTTATTGCTACTGCCTTTATAATGGGTTATCTTCTTGAAAAAACAAAGTATACCTTCACTATGGCACTACTTGCTAACCTACTTGGTATGGTCGTCACTTTCCTCTTTGGCGTCACCCAACTAAAGCTAGTCTTGAACCTAAGCTGGGCTGGTGCAATGGCTGCGGGGGTAACTCCCTTCATCGCTGGTGGGGTGATTAAGGCAGTCCTAGCTGCTTACGTAGGAATCATTTTGCGGAAACGTTTAATTTCAATTGGAATGCTAAAAGATAAATCTTCAGCCAATCGTCTGGTAACGAACTAA
- a CDS encoding nucleoside hydrolase: MADQKRLLLDVDTGIDDALAILYALQSREARVEGIITGAGQVSLEQATYNTLQVVEAVQAGYEVPVVKGASKPLIRKEIEYGQNYDANGLGNANLPVPKLTALAMSASDFILLKAKECENELIIITMGRLTNLANAVAKDPSLGKKIKKVIIAGGAIREAGNVTAAAECNFWGDPEAALFVLEAGLPITLVSLDITQPTMFTSSHLAELLNKKTEQTESMLSFIKEMALFQFGQCEDSEQNKHSFAMQGPLAVGIALDSTLIRTKETFVQVECKGEVSRGALIADLRQTASVGQKVLTGVEVDSERFIQHWIATLTMDASGGINR, encoded by the coding sequence ATGGCAGACCAAAAACGGTTGTTACTAGATGTAGATACCGGCATTGATGATGCACTTGCTATTTTATATGCGTTGCAATCTAGGGAGGCTCGTGTAGAAGGCATTATTACTGGAGCAGGACAGGTTAGCCTAGAGCAAGCAACTTATAATACCTTACAGGTAGTCGAAGCAGTACAAGCAGGGTATGAGGTACCAGTGGTAAAGGGAGCCAGCAAGCCGTTGATTCGAAAAGAGATTGAATATGGGCAAAATTATGATGCCAATGGTCTGGGGAATGCTAATTTACCTGTACCTAAGCTCACAGCTTTGGCCATGTCAGCCAGTGATTTTATCCTTTTGAAAGCGAAAGAATGCGAAAATGAGCTGATCATTATAACCATGGGACGCCTCACAAATCTAGCGAATGCAGTCGCCAAGGATCCCTCGCTTGGAAAAAAAATAAAGAAGGTAATTATTGCAGGTGGTGCGATTCGTGAAGCTGGAAATGTAACGGCCGCGGCAGAATGTAATTTTTGGGGAGATCCCGAGGCTGCCTTATTTGTGTTAGAAGCCGGTTTGCCCATCACGTTAGTTAGCTTAGATATAACTCAACCAACGATGTTTACGTCTAGTCACCTAGCCGAGTTGTTAAACAAGAAAACAGAACAGACAGAGAGCATGCTTTCTTTTATAAAAGAGATGGCGCTTTTTCAGTTTGGGCAATGTGAAGATAGCGAGCAAAACAAGCACTCATTTGCTATGCAAGGTCCATTAGCTGTGGGGATAGCACTAGATAGTACTTTGATTCGTACCAAAGAGACTTTTGTTCAAGTGGAATGTAAGGGAGAGGTCTCACGTGGAGCGCTTATCGCTGATCTGCGACAAACAGCAAGCGTCGGACAGAAAGTGCTGACTGGTGTAGAGGTAGATAGTGAGCGCTTCATACAACATTGGATCGCTACCTTAACGATGGATGCGAGCGGGGGAATTAATCGATGA
- a CDS encoding nucleoside hydrolase, whose translation MKYVILDVDTGIDDALAIAYAIQSPVLHVLGLTTSFGNHVVDITTENTLKVLEILEATDIPVAKGAGKPLLRSPLKANATHIHGEDGIGNTHLPKPKAKAIEQHAADFIIEQVRKYPKQVTLITVASQTNLALAIMKDPEIVSLVEKVVIMGGAVTVPGNVTPVAEANIYTDPEAAELVFQSGIPITLVGLDVTMQTLLTKVHTQMWRESGTAVGAFLASCCEFYMDAYAKINPYLGGCALHDPLAVGVVIDPSFVKTTPMYVQVDTEGSASIGRTIGDRRNPPKQSPNVDVCLDVDVNRFVSHFLQQVIMQTKM comes from the coding sequence ATGAAATACGTTATTTTAGACGTTGATACGGGAATTGATGATGCGCTTGCGATTGCTTATGCGATACAATCGCCTGTTTTACACGTACTAGGTCTAACCACCAGCTTTGGAAATCATGTTGTGGATATCACGACAGAAAATACATTAAAAGTGCTAGAGATTTTAGAGGCAACGGATATCCCTGTGGCAAAAGGAGCAGGCAAACCGTTACTACGTTCCCCTCTAAAAGCGAATGCTACACATATACATGGGGAGGATGGAATTGGTAATACCCATTTACCCAAACCAAAAGCGAAGGCAATCGAACAGCATGCCGCTGATTTTATCATTGAACAAGTTCGTAAATACCCGAAGCAAGTGACGCTCATTACTGTTGCCAGCCAAACCAATTTGGCATTGGCTATTATGAAGGACCCTGAGATTGTTTCACTCGTAGAGAAAGTTGTCATTATGGGCGGTGCAGTAACGGTTCCAGGAAATGTAACTCCGGTAGCCGAAGCTAATATTTATACCGACCCAGAGGCGGCAGAGCTTGTGTTTCAATCAGGAATACCGATTACCTTAGTAGGACTTGATGTGACCATGCAAACCTTGCTGACCAAGGTACATACACAGATGTGGAGAGAGTCGGGTACAGCAGTAGGCGCGTTTCTAGCTTCTTGTTGTGAATTCTATATGGATGCCTACGCTAAAATTAACCCCTACCTCGGAGGATGCGCTTTACATGATCCACTAGCAGTAGGGGTGGTTATTGATCCGTCCTTTGTCAAAACAACACCAATGTACGTACAAGTGGACACGGAAGGCTCTGCCTCCATCGGTAGAACCATTGGTGACAGACGGAATCCTCCAAAGCAGTCGCCAAATGTGGATGTATGCTTGGACGTAGATGTTAATCGCTTTGTTTCCCATTTCTTGCAGCAGGTGATTATGCAAACGAAAATGTAA
- a CDS encoding DUF2087 domain-containing protein, whose product MDILADMFWKASMEEIKNGYVYNEKQECFTCLICGQSYEAGIIYPIGENWCEAKKAMKHHIHATHTSMFHFLLSLDKKMTGLTDVQRQLLALFYEGQTDAQIVQNGEGRSNSTIRNHRFMLREKEKQAKIFLAIMELLGEASQSTSKSHIASEHSAQSTSNKKKIRETKSPFLAVPPTVRFQDERFAMTEEEYQEILRTYFPNGLDGMIKEFPLKEKRKAAILHHIVGRFERNKLYTEKEVNAILTTVYNDYAILRRYLIEYGYMDRKADGSSYWLIPFTAKSTTE is encoded by the coding sequence ATGGATATTTTAGCTGATATGTTTTGGAAGGCATCTATGGAAGAAATAAAAAACGGCTATGTATACAATGAAAAACAAGAGTGTTTTACATGTCTAATTTGTGGTCAGTCCTATGAGGCAGGGATCATATACCCAATTGGTGAAAATTGGTGTGAGGCAAAAAAAGCCATGAAGCATCATATTCATGCTACTCACACCTCGATGTTTCACTTTCTTCTATCGCTGGATAAAAAAATGACGGGTTTAACCGATGTTCAGCGTCAACTCCTTGCCCTGTTTTATGAAGGACAAACCGATGCCCAAATTGTACAAAATGGCGAAGGGCGTAGCAATTCTACTATCCGTAACCATCGATTTATGTTGAGGGAGAAAGAAAAACAGGCCAAGATTTTTCTAGCCATCATGGAATTGCTGGGAGAAGCTAGCCAGTCTACTTCTAAATCACACATTGCTTCTGAACATTCAGCCCAATCCACATCAAATAAGAAAAAAATACGTGAAACGAAAAGCCCTTTTCTTGCTGTTCCCCCTACTGTTCGATTTCAAGACGAGCGTTTTGCTATGACGGAAGAAGAATATCAAGAAATTTTACGTACGTACTTTCCTAATGGATTAGATGGAATGATAAAGGAATTTCCACTCAAAGAGAAGCGTAAAGCAGCAATCTTGCATCATATCGTTGGTCGTTTTGAGCGCAATAAGCTCTATACGGAAAAAGAAGTAAATGCCATACTTACAACCGTGTATAACGATTACGCCATTTTACGTCGCTATCTAATTGAATACGGCTATATGGACCGCAAAGCAGATGGTAGCTCGTACTGGCTCATTCCATTTACAGCGAAATCGACAACAGAGTAA
- a CDS encoding Ger(x)C family spore germination protein codes for MPNKTNKHNWLACALTLSLTLLISGCWDRQEIEDLAMVIGIGIDSPKKENDSDSEQKEDAEGAGSSDADSESTQQKVPILLTHQNVVPKVLTGTAKVTGTQKQAYFNISGEGDSFFEIIRNFATKSSRPPFFLHVKTMVIGEAIAKKLSLNKMLEYFLRDTELRRTVLVVVAKGRAIDVLNKKPLNETLPAIEILSILDNVRKSLDIATPTPLGHISENMTTKSSFMIPRIEVLKKTIKISGASLIKGDTGRMIGWLGDEEVRGANLIIGSGKSKWEKHAGLIKTTLPPSNTLIIYEVRTLTSKIIPKVQNGQVSFSVEIKLNGRIGEDWSPTENSFEDSYLEKAGEAFEKKIKELTRNTLNKLQKKWKIDVLGFQKALSVHYPDVLEKMKDNWDEEFSKIPIDVQVKVHVREFGLKGSKH; via the coding sequence ATGCCCAACAAGACAAACAAACATAATTGGTTGGCATGTGCGCTCACTCTGTCGTTAACCCTATTGATATCGGGGTGTTGGGATCGTCAGGAGATTGAAGATTTAGCTATGGTCATTGGTATTGGGATTGATTCTCCAAAGAAGGAAAACGATTCTGATTCGGAACAAAAGGAAGACGCAGAGGGAGCTGGTTCATCTGATGCTGACTCCGAATCAACACAGCAAAAAGTACCCATTCTCTTAACTCATCAAAATGTTGTTCCAAAGGTTCTTACTGGTACTGCTAAAGTAACCGGTACACAGAAACAGGCCTATTTCAATATTTCAGGTGAAGGTGACTCGTTTTTTGAAATAATCCGCAATTTTGCTACTAAAAGCTCCCGGCCCCCGTTCTTTCTGCATGTCAAAACGATGGTAATTGGAGAAGCTATCGCTAAAAAACTAAGCTTGAACAAAATGCTAGAGTACTTTTTACGCGACACAGAACTACGGAGAACTGTACTAGTTGTGGTAGCCAAAGGTCGAGCTATTGATGTACTGAATAAAAAACCACTTAATGAAACACTTCCTGCAATTGAAATCCTTAGCATTCTAGATAATGTGAGAAAAAGTTTAGACATCGCCACCCCTACCCCACTTGGGCATATTTCAGAAAATATGACAACTAAAAGTAGCTTTATGATTCCTCGCATAGAAGTATTAAAAAAAACAATAAAGATATCGGGAGCTTCACTTATTAAAGGTGATACAGGGAGGATGATCGGTTGGTTAGGCGATGAAGAGGTACGCGGTGCCAATCTAATCATTGGAAGTGGAAAATCGAAATGGGAAAAGCACGCAGGTCTTATTAAAACTACCTTGCCACCAAGTAACACCTTGATTATCTATGAAGTACGTACCCTTACAAGTAAAATAATCCCTAAAGTTCAAAATGGACAAGTTTCTTTTTCTGTAGAGATAAAATTAAATGGGCGAATCGGCGAAGACTGGTCTCCAACGGAAAATAGCTTTGAAGACAGCTATCTTGAGAAAGCTGGAGAAGCATTTGAGAAAAAGATCAAGGAATTAACTAGAAACACTCTTAACAAGCTCCAAAAAAAATGGAAAATCGATGTTTTGGGATTTCAAAAGGCTCTGTCTGTTCATTATCCCGATGTTTTGGAAAAAATGAAGGACAATTGGGATGAGGAATTTAGCAAGATCCCTATTGACGTTCAAGTAAAGGTGCATGTAAGAGAATTTGGTTTAAAAGGATCGAAACACTAA
- a CDS encoding GerAB/ArcD/ProY family transporter, with amino-acid sequence MSLNFQPKFSGLDVSSFIASMVIGVSILTLPRVAVEAVGTADVWIDALAGGILAMIAGYFCAKLSQQYPSYHFYKIVQILAGKWIGSLLILIYSLFYFFLCVYEARVQAEVIRHFLLDQTPIHVTIICFLLAGLYLVMGGAHPIVRLFLLFFPVTILILFSITLLNYQNFQIDNLLPVLKHGWTPLINGLAATSPSFMGFEVIMFLTYMMKSPDDASKSVVIGLGFATLIYTTITLMVVGTLTAHEVKTLTWPTMEFVKQIEFPGAFFEHYELFFMVIWVFSIFTTFVFCFYLVSLGLSLLVPIRLRLLQILLTPLLYAFAMVPQNLDQAFSIGTQLGYVSIMTSAVIPILLLLLSKWRKSANAQQDKQT; translated from the coding sequence ATGTCACTTAATTTCCAGCCTAAATTCTCTGGTCTTGATGTGTCCTCTTTTATTGCATCTATGGTCATAGGAGTATCTATTCTGACTCTGCCACGCGTTGCTGTAGAAGCAGTAGGGACAGCCGATGTTTGGATTGATGCACTGGCTGGGGGAATTTTAGCAATGATAGCTGGTTATTTTTGCGCCAAATTAAGCCAACAATATCCCTCGTATCACTTTTATAAAATAGTGCAAATTCTAGCAGGGAAATGGATAGGCTCACTGCTAATCCTAATCTATTCCCTCTTTTACTTTTTTTTATGTGTCTATGAAGCACGGGTACAAGCTGAGGTCATTCGTCATTTTTTGTTAGACCAAACACCTATTCATGTGACGATCATCTGTTTTTTACTTGCGGGTTTATACTTAGTAATGGGTGGTGCCCATCCTATTGTACGTCTGTTTCTTCTCTTTTTCCCTGTTACGATCCTTATTTTATTTTCGATAACTCTACTTAATTATCAAAACTTCCAAATTGATAATTTATTGCCAGTTCTAAAGCATGGCTGGACACCATTAATTAATGGCTTGGCAGCCACTTCTCCCTCCTTCATGGGCTTTGAGGTGATAATGTTTTTGACTTATATGATGAAATCTCCAGATGATGCCTCGAAAAGTGTGGTAATTGGTCTTGGCTTTGCTACCCTGATCTACACTACCATTACCCTGATGGTTGTCGGGACCTTAACTGCCCATGAAGTCAAAACGCTTACTTGGCCCACTATGGAGTTCGTAAAGCAGATCGAATTCCCCGGTGCCTTCTTTGAGCACTATGAATTGTTTTTTATGGTCATCTGGGTATTTAGCATTTTTACTACTTTTGTCTTTTGCTTTTATTTGGTCAGTCTAGGATTAAGTCTACTTGTACCGATACGACTACGTTTACTACAAATTTTGTTGACCCCACTTCTATATGCTTTCGCCATGGTACCTCAAAATTTAGACCAAGCATTTTCAATAGGTACACAGCTTGGTTATGTATCAATAATGACATCCGCTGTCATCCCGATTTTACTGTTACTCTTGTCAAAATGGAGGAAATCTGCCAATGCCCAACAAGACAAACAAACATAA